The Malus sylvestris chromosome 12, drMalSylv7.2, whole genome shotgun sequence genome contains a region encoding:
- the LOC126593344 gene encoding probable LRR receptor-like serine/threonine-protein kinase At3g47570 isoform X5 → MELLYTYCTNLLFKFLPGFFLLCMISCPESTFGNKSDRLALLDFKRRITEDPLHIMNSWNDSVDLCSWVGVTCNHANKRVMILNLEAQKLAGSVPPSIGNLTYLTGINLIDNNFHGEIPQEIGRLLGLQYLNLSSNSFGGKIPANISHCTQLRMLNIGVNKLIGSIPNQLNSLLNLTHFLVGKNNLTGTIPDWIGNFSSLYAISLGDNNFEGSIPNVLGRLTSLGIFVLQSNKLSGTVPSSIYNISSIYLFAVTQNQLHGELPQNVGTTLPNLELFAGGVNKFTGSIPVSLSNASKLQFLDFAENGLTGKFPAENFGTLKGLVRLNFDDNRLGSGKTGDLSSLSFLANCTNLEVLSFSRNRFGGELPESIGNLSTKLRIFTMGGNLLHGSFPTRVVNLVNLINLGMEQNYLGGSVPDVIGKLQKLHGLYLNLNQFSGTIPSTLGNLTSVTRLFMEGNRFEGSIPPSLGNCQSLLMLNLSSNQLSGTIPKEVIGLSSLSISLSMSNNSLTGSLPSEVGKLVHLSELDVSGNKLSGEIPITLGSCTSLVSLHLEGNQFEGTIPQSLANLRGLEEIDISRNNLSGQIPEFLGKLGALKQLNISYNEFGGELPTEGIFSNASGFSVLGNNKLCGGIRELRLHVCTSKSQGLLSPKVMIPLTCAIALIITLSCFIAARALVKRSRGRPLTSRSNEESKLGVSYLQLVESTNGFSPENLIGSGSFGSVYRGVLSGNGMIVAIKVLNLQQEGASKSFIDECKALRSIRHRNLLKIITACSSIDSQGNEFKSLVYEFMENGSLDPWLHPRDDEQSPNKRLSITQKLNIAIDVASALDYLHHNCETCIVHCDLKPSNILLDEDMVAHVGDFGLAKFLLEASNGTTLSVGLKGSIGYIPPEYGMGGQVSTQGDVYSYGILLLEMFTGKRPTDDIFEDGLSIHQFTAMALPDHVKDVVEPSLFLETDDEDVEDDDDGDGYGNKIRERPLAKYKDPGPDKAKRLEECLYSVIQIGISCSAISPGERMRMDVVVNKMGALRDSYLNLRRRRRR, encoded by the exons ATGGAGCTTTTGTATACTTACTGTACGAATTTGTTGTTTAAATTCCTTCCCGGGTTCTTTCTCTTATGCATGATCTCGTGCCCGGAATCCACTTTCGGAAACAAATCTGATCGCCTCGCTCTGCTGGACTTCAAGAGGAGAATAACAGAAGATCCTCTCCATATCATGAACTCATGGAATGATTCGGTCGATTTGTGCAGTTGGGTTGGCGTTACGTGCAACCATGCGAACAAAAGAGTCATGATCTTGAACTTGGAAGCTCAAAAGTTGGCAGGCTCCGTACCGCCTTCAATCGGAAATCTTACTTATCTTACTGGAATCAACTTGATAGACAACAACTTTCACGGCGAAATTCCTCAAGAAATCGGACGTCTACTAGGCCTGCAGTATCTCAAC CTGTCTTCGAATTCTTTCGGCGGGAAAATTCCAGCTAATATATCTCACTGCACGCAGCTAAGAATGCTTAATATTGGTGTAAATAAGCTTATTGGGTCAATTCCGAACCAACTCAATTCGTTGTTGAATTTAACTCATTTTTTGGTTGGTAAAAACAATCTCACCGGAACAATTCCGGATTGGATAGGAAACTTTTCTTCCTTGTATGCAATCTCTCTTGGTGACAACAATTTTGAGGGAAGCATACCAAATGTGCTCGGGCGGTTGACAAGCTTGGGAATATTCGTACTTCAATCAAACAAACTTTCCGGTACGGTTCCTTCTTCAATCTATAATATCTCGTCGATATACTTATTTGCAGTTACTCAAAACCAGCTGCATGGAGAGCTCCCACAAAATGTGGGGACTACTCTTCCTAATCTTGAGTTATTTGCTGGCGGTGTCAACAAATTCACCGGAAGTATTCCTGTTTCTTTGTCAAATGCTTCTAaacttcaatttcttgattttgCTGAAAATGGCCTCACGGGAAAATTCCCTGCTGAAAATTTTGGAACTTTGAAAGGCTTGGTGAGACTAAACTTTGATGACAATAGGCTGGGAAGTGGGAAAACAGGTGACCTGAGTTCTCTCAGTTTTCTGGCCAATTGTACTAATCTTGAGGTGTTAAGTTTTAGTCGTAATCGTTTTGGAGGGGAATTGCCAGAGTCCATAGGCAACCTTTCGACAAAACTGAGAATTTTTACAATGGGGGGAAATTTATTACATGGAAGCTTCCCTACCCGGGTTGTGAATCTTGTAAACTTGATCAATCTAGGAATGGAACAAAACTATCTTGGTGGTAGTGTCCCTGATGTGATCGGTAAGCTTCAGAAGTTGCACGGGCTGTATTTGAATCTTAACCAATTCTCTGGGACAATCCCGTCGACGCTAGGCAACTTGACTTCAGTCACAAGGCTCTTCATGGAGGGGAATAGGTTTGAGGGAAGCATACCTCCGAGTCTCGGGAACTGCCAAAGCTTATTGATGCTTAACCTTTCTAGTAATCAGCTAAGTGGCACCATACCTAAAGAGGTTATCGGGCTTTCATCTCTATCAATTTCTTTGTCCATGTCGAACAATTCTTTGACTGGTTCTCTACCATCTGAAGTGGGCAAGTTGGTACATCTCTCGGAGCTAGATGTATCAGGAAACAAGTTATCGGGTGAAATCCCCATAACCCTTGGCAGCTGTACTAGTTTGGTGAGCCTACATTTGGAAGGTAACCAATTTGAAGGAACAATTCCTCAATCTCTAGCCAACTTAAGAGGCTTGGAAGAAATAGATATTTCGCGCAATAATTTATCTGGCCAGATTCCTGAATTTTTAGGTAAGCTTGGAGCTCTAAAGCAACTCAATATTTCCTATAATGAATTTGGGGGTGAATTGCCCACAGAAGGGATATTTTCAAATGCGAGTGGTTTCTCGGTTCTTGGAAATAATAAGCTCTGCGGTGGCATCCGAGAATTACGTCTACATGTATGCACCAGCAAATCTCAAGGACTACTTTCCCCGAAAGTAATGATCCCTCTAACTTGTGCAATTGCATTAATAATTACTCTGTCATGTTTCATTGCTGCTCGTGCATTGGTGAAAAGGTCAAGAGGTAGACCTTTAACTTCACGTTCTAATGAAGAATCAAAATTAGGTGTCTCTTATTTACAACTCGTTGAATCAACCAACGGGTTCTCTCCAGAAAATCTCATTGGTTCGGGAAGTTTTGGTTCTGTATACAGGGGAGTACTCTCTGGTAATGGCATGATAGTTGCCATTAAGGTGTTAAACCTTCAACAAGAAGGAGCTTCCAAGAGTTTCATTGATGAATGCAAAGCTTTAAGAAGTATAAGGCACCGCAATCTTCTCAAGATCATAACTGCATGCTCGAGCATTGATAGTCAAGGTAATGAGTTCAAAAGTCTAGTTTACGAGTTCATGGAAAATGGAAGTCTGGACCCTTGGCTGCATCCAAGGGACGATGAACAATCTCCAAACAAGAGATTGAGCATTACCCAAAAACTGAATATAGCCATTGATGTCGCTTCTGCACTAGATTATCTACACCACAATTGTGaaacatgcattgttcattGTGATTTAAAGCCAAGCAATATTCTTCTTGACGAAGATATGGTTGCTCATGTTGGTGACTTTGGCCTAGCAAAGTTCCTCTTGGAGGCATCAAATGGTACAACCTTGTCAGTAGGGCTAAAAGGTTCCATAGGCTACATTCCTCCAG AGTATGGGATGGGAGGACAAGTCTCCACACAAGGAGATGTTTATAGTTACGGGATACTGTTGCTAGAAATGTTCACAGGGAAAAGGCCAACCGATGACATTTTCGAAGATGGTCTAAGCATTCACCAATTCACCGCCATGGCATTGCCGGACCATGTCAAGGACGTAGTTGAGCCCTCATTGTTCCTCGAAACAGATGacgaagatgttgaagatgatgatgatggcgaCGGATATGGGAATAAAATACGGGAAAGACCACTGGCCAAATACAAGGATCCCGGCCCGGACAAAGCAAAAAGACTGGAGGAATGCTTGTATTCGGTGATACAAATAGGCATCTCGTGCTCCGCAATATCACCAGGAGAGCGGATGCGTATGGATGTGGTTGTCAACAAAATGGGTGCACTCAGAGACTCATATCTCAacttaagaagaagaagaagaagatga